The following are encoded in a window of Pyrenophora tritici-repentis strain M4 chromosome 6, whole genome shotgun sequence genomic DNA:
- a CDS encoding Chromo domain containing protein has product MKTLQDELRASMQWAQAKQAEYANEGRLPAPAFKVGDQVMLDTRNLRTKRPSASLDLKNRGPFTIVRAINNTAYELDLPANMKRIHNVFHPWLLHLVDDNPLTGQTQDPEVPAEFDPEVEDDTEYTVEAIEDCRINKKLKDPAARGRKGKTTQGLLQYLVRWANYPDGPDNPSWEPYMNLADSADTVTRYHLDHPNKPPMHRKFKSLTGKQDMLVMRLHALSRV; this is encoded by the coding sequence ATGAAAACGCTGCAGGACGAGCTGCGAGCTTCAATGCAATGGGCGCAAGCAAAACAAGCAGAATACGCCAATGAAGGAAGGCTACCCGCACCAGCTTTCAAAGTCGGCGACCAAGTGATGCTGGACACTCGCAACCTACGGACGAAAAGACCCTCCGCGTCATTAGACCTAAAGAACCGCGGTCCCTTTACTATCGTTCGcgccatcaacaacaccgcATACGAGCTAGATCTTCCCGCTAACATGAAGCGCATCCACAATGTCTTCCACCCATGGCTCTTACACTTGGTTGACGACAACCCACTTACTGGACAAACACAAGATCCTGAGGTCCCTGCGGAGTTCGACCCAGAAGTGGAAGACGACACTGAATACACTGTCGAAGCAATCGAAGACTGCCGCATTAATAAGAAGCTTAAGGATCCTGCCGCCCGCGGTCGCAAGGGCAAGACTACCCAAGGCCTGCTCCAATACTTGGTACGATGGGCAAACTATCCCGACGGCCCCGACAATCCTTCATGGGAACCATACATGAACCTCGCGGACTCCGCTGACACTGTGACGCGCTATCACCTTGATCACCCAAACAAGCCGCCTATGCACAGGAAGTTTAAGTCTCTCACAGGCAAACAAGATATGCTGGTTATGCGACTTCACGCTCTTAGTCGTGTCTAG
- a CDS encoding PRP38-assoc domain containing protein codes for MFRTINAISDNVSTGGRHPRRSSDMQPPPQPSVTDFPIGRKKRKDKAPATPAAKTPAASDLRILHPTPNKLLAKAPLLSMSLFVDPNQAVEAPSATPHFQLQKETAKSPQCCRLQSLRNKNVLSAKITHSEFTFITIVQNETEDEFELYLGRESPLEEFQVPVCTDDDLLELATSNTAFLRSLAIELMKFAAACAPILDANIDAITKEAHEAAVNRLRLRITKAEAKLSWYEKEVSKLTETIETTNAELEHTNRERNELKLEVERFYRPSSSKTAGCTNPTHQDWYEDWKHEEAQSIKFHGLYEEFFRKHQEERARADRYHQQRAERDADYEDVVAQNCALEEQLVQATENTRKLETSLTQQQREYNDVVARLQRYDHNFRPYTLQRREDRGRNSHLSTQRNRRHESPERRTDRRTASPNPYPSRQATPVVTRPAPRPRGDSHSRSRSRSRRDRANPLNQDPHRYIPPPYNGQQSVQQAASTVGGLSLSFKLPDIEVWKGNDDTKNYDKWRRSAIQKCESLPEDKQLAYLEMKVDGAAWQYIDDLKFEHYLDLLEGLDPYYARSTYEKVSEAQSQLADGSLKMGSSESFADWRGRFMSVCRLVKLPDSAMIGYARAFLRPGLAAAASHAFDDEQENALVKFLDAARKSDLTQKQINQGKTAADKPRTKPRTRSPNDRNPARKARSGRGQHREATTTRTEWQKDAMAKAKVCFRCGETGHQARDKKGCAILDWDQIKPKLSSMHLYAMGADFDAEDDDSNASTEEEPDRIQELDWRKDIQQNRETRENHNRLKVAAARILSPEVGDQDNSQDVQDHYISAIAVKGHLRSTKQLRYDSYTLTSSKEWKKTTTLIDTGASASFVNRRWAKAMGLPIMSTSSPIQLSLADGKVVDTLNEAVEIQVKHGSHLSPVVCFVADVGDFDLILGMTWLEDHDPGLTFSPRSMKFSSSHCTSCCLDHGLPETVYGDGKTPSLSESRQTTPVGEICIITAKAAYLMAAHNPDEAIWVEPQDWEKLADPPDDNNDCDLDSFKRNIARLAAVTQEDYDHYMNKMESPHMTEAEIRKLVPDWLYSKMPDLFSPIQAGKLAPHREGVDHEIDTDGRIHKPKIYGLTRTETRAIKAYIDDMLGRGFIRPSTSPYASPVLVVKKPGGGLRICVDYRQLNAITKKNRNAPPSIKETLARMAKVRWMTIVDVVAAFNTVRIKEGDEEKTAFLTRYGLYEYVVMPFGLCNAPGTFQTFINETLREYLDDICTAYLDDVLIYTCDDDESVHEADVIKVLSKIRDAGLHLDPTKCKFKVKKVKYLGLILTTEGIEMDPKKVSTILDWQIPRSVKDVQSFLGFANFYRRFIKGFSYIAKALTELTRKDGEGKDQRHQFPLIADSKAIQAFHRLKDAFKTAGVLAHFDPDLETWLETDASDFVTAAILSQKDATGVLRPVAFLSHKMNPAECNYEIYDKELLAIVNAFEQWRFELSGTDDPIMVLSDHQALQTFMTTKRLNRRQARWAEFMAEFNFIIKYRPGKQGTKPDALTRRPGDLPESPDDIRRRHQLQVVIKPDQVDPEARVCTINIAKDGGSRHAVYLANLITQRTLPDSIPAVAQMLYQLSEEDNISERSLCAADNVTISPITTPIAATSAPAIPNETPAAINVPAPPNNELTIDALLDNIKAAYKDDKVLQAIVKAKKDGLRRLPFKLIHGEEHLRLELGDCEITDELLYVRNKVYVPAGAVRTQVIEQAHKSVCGGHSGKHELYSKLSRWYYWPRMTTDVAQYVRACLTCKRSKAYREGKHGLLHPLPIPSKYWSSISIDFITHLPPCRHNGQTFTDILVVVDRLTKKKKFIPMASMTTDALVVAFIEYIWREEGFPEEIISDRGAQFVSYFWKRLCQRLGVRPKFSTAHHPQTDGQTENANSYLKQYLRAYHQQHNWQVAFLRD; via the exons ATGTTTAGAACTATCAACGCCATTAGCGACAACGTCTCTACCGGCGGCCGCCACCCCCGCCGATCTAGCGACATGCAGCCTCCTCCACAGCCCAGCGTGACTGACTTCCCTATTGGCCGCAAGAAGCGCAAAGACAAAGCGCCCGCGACCCCCGCAGCCAAGACTCCAGCCGCGAGCGACCTAAGGATACTGCATCCGACACCCAACAAACTATTAGCCAAGGCCCCGCTCCTAAGCATGAGCCTGTTCGTCGATCCGAACCAGGCCGTCGAAGCACCTTCGGCTACCCCGCACTTCCAGTTACAGAAGGAGACAGCCAAGAGCCCACAATG TTGTCGACTCCAATCCCTCAGAAACAAGAACGTCTTGTCTGCCAAGATTACTCACTCTGAGTTCACGTTCATCACTATTGTACAAAACGAGACTGAGGATGAATTTGAGCTGTACCTAGGCCGAGAATCTCCCCTGGAAGAATTCCAAGTCCCCGTCTGCACTGACGACGACTTATTGGAGCTAGCCACTTCAAACACCGCGTTCCTGCGCTCTCTAGCTATTGAGCTCATGAAGTTCGCCGCTGCTTGCGCTCCTATCCTGGACGCGAACATCGATGCAATAACCAAGGAAGCTCACGAAGCCGCTGTTAACCGCTTACGCCTTCGCATCACTAAGGCTGAAGCTAAGCTTAGCTGGTACGAGAAGGAAGTCTCAAAGCTGACTGAGACTATTGAGACTACTAATGCTGAGTTGGAACACACCAACCGAGAGCGTAATGAGCTTAAGCTAGAGGTCGAGCGCTTTTATCGTCCTTCATCCTCCAAGACCGCCGGTTGCACTAACCCTACTCACCAAGACTGGTATGAGGACTGGAAACACGAAGAAGCGCAGTCCATTAAGTTCCACGGCCTGTACGAGGAGTTCTTCAGGAAGCACCAGGAAGAGCGCGCCCGCGCAGACCGCTATCACCAGCAGCGCGCAGAACGCGACGCCGACTACGAAGATGTGGTCGCCCAGAACTGCGCACTTGAAGAACAACTTGTCCAAGCTACTGAGAATACCCGCAAGCTAGAGACCTCTCTAACTCAGCAACAGCGTGAGTACAATGACGTTGTTGCGCGCCTTCAGCGATATGATCATAACTTCCGCCCGTACACcttgcagcgtcgcgagGACCGCGGTCGTAACAGTCATCTATCTACTCAGCGCAACCGACGACACGAGTCACCTGAGCGCCGTACAGATCGCCGCACTGCATCACCTAACCCGTATCCTAGCCGACAAGCCACTCCTGTTGTTACTCGGCCTGCGCCTCGCCCTCGCGGCGACTCTCACTCAAGATCGCGCTCCCGCTCCCGCCGAGATCGCGCGAATCCGTTGAACCAAGATCCTCACCGATATATCCCTCCTCCATACAACGGCCAGCAATCAGTACAACAGGCAGCGTCCACAGTTGGAGGTCTAAGCCTTTCCTTTAAGCTCCCCGACATTGAAGTCTGGAAAGGCAACGATGATACCAAGAACTACGACAAGTGGCGTCGGTCAGCCATCCAGAAGTGCGAATCTCTGCCTGAAGACAAGCAATTGGCCTACTTGGAGATGAAGGTGGACGGCGCAGCATGGCAATATATTGACGATCTCAAGTTCGAACACTACTTGGACCTTCTTGAAGGACTGGACCCATACTACGCGCGCTCTACCTACGAGAAGGTCTCAGAAGCACAGTCGCAACTCGCTGATGGCTCTCTCAAGATGGGATCGTCTGAATCCTTTGCAGATTGGCGTGGGCGCTTTATGAGCGTGTGTCGCCTAGTGAAGCTTCCAGACAGCGCCATGATTGGCTACGCTCGCGCTTTCCTGCGACCTGgcctcgccgccgccgcctcaCACGCCTTTGACGATGAGCAAGAGAATGCTCTTGTCAAGTTCCTTGACGCCGCCCGCAAGTCTGATCTAACACAGAAACAGATTAATCAAGGCAAGACCGCTGCTGACAAACCTCGCACCAAGCCGCGCACGCGCTCCCCAAATGATCGTAATCCTGCACGAAAGGCTCGCTCTGGCCGAGGACAACATCGCGAAGCTACTACGACGCGCACAGAGTGGCAGAAGGACGCAATGGCTAAGGCTAAGGTCTGCTTCCGTTGTGGCGAGACTGGTCACCAGGCGCGCGATAAGAAGGGTTGCGCAATCTTAGACTGGGACCAAATCAAGCCTAAGCTTAGTAGTATGCATCTCTATGCTATGGGAGCGGACTTCGAcgccgaagacgacgacTCTAATGCTTCCACTGAAGAGGAGCCTGA TCGCATTCAGGAGCTAGACTGGCGCAAGGACATACAACAGAACCGCGAGACGCGAGAAAACCATAACCGTCTCAAGGTCGCTGCCGCCAGGATACTATCTCCAGAAGTCGGAGATCAGGACAACTCACAAGACGTCCAAGACCACTACATCTCTGCGATCGCCGTTAAGGGCCATCTTCGATCTACTAAACAACTACGTTACGACTCCTACACCCTCACTTCTTCTAAGGAATGGAAAAAGACAACTACTCTTATCGACACAGGCGCTAGCGCTTCCTTTGTGAACAGGCGATGGGCTAAAGCCATGGGCCTGCCCATAATGTCTACCTCTTCACCTATCCAGCTTTCTCTCGCGGATGGGAAGGTTGTTGATACATTGAATGAAGCCGTGGAAATCCAAGTCAAACACGGCAGCCACTTATCACCAGTCGTGTGCTTCGTCGCTGACGTAGGAGACTTTGATCTTATCCTTGGTATGACTTGGCTGGAAGACCACGACCCCGGTCTCACCTTCTCACCGCGGAGCATGAAGTTCTCTTCTTCACATTGTACTTCATGTTGTCTCGACCACGGTCTCCCTGAGACAGTATACGGCGACGGCAAGACTCCATCACTTTCAGAATCTCGGCAAACCACGCCCGTGGGCGAGATCTGCATTATCACCGCCAAGGCCGCCTACCTCATGGCTGCGCACAACCCAGACGAAGCCATCTGGGTCGAACCACAAGACTGGGAGAAGCTTGCTGACCCTCCAGACGACAATAACGATTGCGATTTAGACTCCTTCAAACGCAACATCGCCCGCCTCGCCGCCGTCACACAAGAGGACTACGACCACTATATGAACAAGATGGAGAGTCCACATATGACGGAAGCGGAGATCCGCAAACTGGTGCCAGACTGGTTGTACAGCAAGATGCCAGACTTGTTCAGTCCTATACAAGCAGGGAAGTTGGCACCTCATCGCGAAGGCGTTGACCATGAGATTGACACCGACGGACGCATTCACAAGCCTAAGATCTATGGGCTCACACGAACGGAGACCAGGGCCATCAAGGCCTACATCGACGACATGCTCGGACGCGGATTCATCCGACCGTCCACATCTCCGTACGCGTCACCTGTCTTAGTTGTCAAGAAACCAGGTGGCGGACTTCGCATCTGCGTTGACTACCGTCAGCTCAACgccatcaccaagaagaacCGCAACGCTCCACCCTCCATCAAGGAAACGCTGGCCCGCATGGCCAAGGTACGATGGATGACGATTGTCGACGTTGTGGCTGCATTCAACACTGTTCGGATCAAAGAAGGCGATGAAGAAAAGACAGCCTTTCTCACTCGGTATGGGCTATACGAATACGTTGTCATGCCCTTCGGCCTCTGCAATGCGCCTGGCACTTTCCAGACCTTTATCAATGAGACACTCCGCGAGTACCTTGACGATATCTGTACAGCTTACCTCGACGACGTCCTTATATACACCTgcgacgatgacgagtcAGTTCATGAAGCCGACGTCATCAAGGTCCTCTCTAAGATACGCGACGCTGGCCTCCATCTTGATCCCACGAAGTGCAAATTCAAGGTCAAGAAAGTGAAGTACCTAGGCCTCATCCTCACTACAGAGGGCATCGAAATGGATCCAAAAAAGGTCTCCACTATACTAGACTGGCAAATACCGCGCTCAGTCAAAGACGTCCAGTCTTTCCTTGGTTTCGCCAACTTCTACCGTCGCTTCATCAAAGGCTTCTCCTACATCGCAAAAGCCTTGACAGAACTCACGCGCAAGGATGGCGAAGGCAAGGACCAGAGACATCAGTTCCCgctcatcgctgatagcaAAGCTATACAAGCTTTCCATCGACTTAAGGACGCCTTTAAGACTGCAGGAGTCCTTGCACACTTCGATCCTGACCTAGAGACTTGGTTGGAAACCGATGCCTCAGATTTCGTTACTGCAGCTATCCTCTCTCAGAAGGACGCGACAGGAGTCCTCCGCCCAGTTGCTTTCCTATCGCACAAGATGAACCCTGCGGAATGCAATTATGAGATATACGACAAGGAACTCCTAGCTATTGTCAACGCCTTTGAGCAATGGCGCTTTGAGCTGTCTGGTACTGATGATCCTATTATGGTGTTGTCTGACCATCAAGCCCTTCAGACCTTTATGACCACAAAGCGCCTCAACAGACGCCAAGCCCGTTGGGCGGAATTCATGGCAGAGTTCAACTTCATTATCAAGTACAGGCCAGGCAAGCAGGGCACGAAGCCAGACGCTTTGACAAGGCGTCCTGGCGACCTACCCGAGTCACCCGACGACATCCGCCGTCGGCATCAACTCCAGGTAGTCATCAAGCCTGACCAAGTCGATCCTGAAGCGCGCGTCTGCACCATCAACATCGCCAAGGATGGAGGTTCTCGCCATGCAGTCTACCTCGCAAATCTCATCACACAGCGCACCCTTCCTGACTCTATCCCCGCAGTCGCGCAAATGCTGTATCAACTTAGCGAGGAAGACAACATCTCTGAACG ATCGCTCTGTGCAGCCGATAACGTTACAATCTCGCCTATTACAACGCCAATCGCCGCAACTAGTGCGCCCGCGATACCAAACGAGACGCCCGCCGCAATTAATGTGCCCGCGCCACCGAACAACGAGCTGACTATTGATGCTCTGCTTGACAATATCAAGGCAGCATACAAGGATGATAAGGTGTTGCAGGCGATCGTCAAAGCCAAGAAGGACGGCCTACGACGCCTGCCGTTCAAACTCATACATGGAGAAGAGCACCTCAGGCTGGAACTTGGCGATTGCGAGATCACCGACGAACTACTCTATGTGCGCAACAAGGTCTACGTCCCCGCCGGCGCCGTTCGCACCCAAGTTATTGAACAAGCCCACAAGAGCGTCTGCGGTGGCCACAGCGGCAAACATGAGTTATACTCCAAGCTGTCGCGATGGTATTACTGGCCTAGGATGACCACGGACGTCGCGCAATATGTACGCGCGTGTCTGACTTGCAAGAGGAGCAAAGCATACCGAGAAGGCAAGCATGGGCTGCTGCATCCGCTACCAATCCCCAGCAAATACTGGTCCAGCATCTCTATAGACTTCATCACTCACCTGCCGCCCTGCAGGCATAACGGTCAAACGTTCACTGACATCCTCGTGGTAGTCGACCGActcaccaagaagaagaagttcatCCCAATGGCTAGTATGACCACCGACGCCCTTGTGGTAGCCTTTATCGAATACATCTGGCGAGAAGAGGGCTTTCCTGAGGAGATTATCTCAGACCGTGGAGCGCAGTTTGTCTCTTACTTTTGGAAGCGACTATGCCAGCGTCTGGGTGTACGCCCGAAGTTCTCGACCGCTCACCATCCCCAGACTGACGGACAAACCGAGAACGCGAACTCCTACCTCAAGCAATACCTACGCGCCTAT caccagcagcacaACTGGCAAGTCGCCTTTCTTCGCGACTAA
- a CDS encoding Dimer-Tnp-hAT domain containing protein: MSTPSNSGLRRLVECDKRNSPLPSLSNAPTVGDTASEAQADEPLAVERNSRGGPKSWIYRHGWAVWHRKYKKNYWLCRYCHQRRKQEACYEADSTTNAGRHLSSNKPGHSHGPNGPVPIASREGNIMGALAKSQVYIMRSKGIEVSQEVANEIAASFSTSRFQDALKDWVVADNQSLRVIETPQFRAMIAAVSPLAEALLWPVANYLREARSLIHVSFDNWTSTGGQYAFTGLCVHYLNSEGKLVDHLLGLPELHGAHTGNNIAAAATTILRLFGVDNARVGYFVLDNASNNDTAVESLAEEFGFIASERRLRCCCHILNLSAQLVIWGKDRSAYENEAAHLEEEEKYMDEWRKYGPVGVLFDVIASICTPQTRQLLERLQCEEAESLGVTPHIRQHSPQQSIKWSIRQLVKPVKTRWNSYFNTFVRAAELHGPIDGYIECKLEEHSAATATSRRRKNREQLPAAQPRLYIREGGLSGKDWATITEYIRLLEPFAEATRLLEGRGRHGRHGAIWEVLVTFEWLLDQLEALKDRLKDVNYEDLDAPEDHLITNVNLAHCKLAEYYAKFDNAPVYYTATILHPHYKHHLSALWKVPDTHVTARDGVHYRDGWLDNNHRAFLRMWQGRKDSAATSAHTVTPPRKKPRLGISTSRSAFLQSSIEQSTRQLEASLAEDEYEIWKRQPALAEEDWLSLNPLLYWESVAGQFPILSKFAIDVLTIPAAAADCERTFSELGDMLGTRRLHMKPELISALQSLKSWKRLGIQPTTTSASGLARTLSEEEISKVQEHLSQFDVR; this comes from the exons atgtctactccctctaattcaggccttcgccgccttgtagaatgcgacaagcgcaattctcctctaccatcgctatcaaacgcgcctactgttggcgatactgcgagcgaggcccaggctgatgagcccttggca gttgagcgtaatagtcgcggtgggccaaaaagctggatctaccgccacggctgggccgtctggcaccgcaagtacaagaaaaactactggctttgccggtactgccatcaacgacggaagcaggaggcttgctacgaggctgacagcactacaaacgccggccgacacctctcaagcaacaagcctggacactcacacggacctaacggacctgtaccaattgctagccgggagggcaatattatgggcgcgctcgcaaagtcccaagtatatattatgaggtctaaagggatagaagtatcgcaagaggtagcaaacgagatagcagcaagcttttcaacctctcgatttcaggacgcgctgaaggactgggtagtcgcggacaaccagagccttcgcgtaatagaaacgccgcagtttcgagccatgattgcggccgtgagcccgctagccgaagctctcctttggc ctgttgccaactaccttcgcgaagcccggtcgcttatacacgtgtcattcgacaactggacttcaactggtgggcagtatgcttttactggcctctgcgtacattaccttaacagcgagggcaagctagttgaccacctgcttgggttgcctgagctacacggggcgcacactggcaataatattgccgctgcagcaacaacaatacttcggctatttggcgttgacaacgcgagggttgggtactttgtgcttgacaacgcaagtaacaatgatactgcagttgagtccttagcagaggagtttggctttatcgcaagcgagcggcggctgcggtgctgctgccatatactcaacctaagcgcacaattagtaatttggggcaaagaccgtagcgcgtacgagaatgaagccgcacaccttgaggaagaggagaagtacatggatgagtggcgcaaatacggtcctgttggcgtcctctttgacgtgattgcgtctatctgtacgcctcaaactcgacaactactagagcgcctacagtgcgaggaggcagagtctctaggtgttacaccccacatccggcagcacagtccgcaacaatcaattaagtgg tctatccggcagcttgtgaagcctgttaagacacgctggaatagctatttcaacacgtttgtccgtgcagctgagctacacggccctatcgatggctatattgagtgtaaacttgaggagcatagtgctgcaacagcaacctcacgacgccggaagaatcgtgagcagctccctgctgcccagccacggttatatatacgcgaagggggtctaagcggcaaggactgggcgacaataacagaatacattcgactccttgagccatttgccgaagctacacggctacttgaaggtcgcggccgacacggccgacacggcgctatatgggaagttctagtaacgtttgagtggcttcttgaccagcttgaggctctcaaagaccgccttaaggatgtaaattacgaagatctagatgcgcctgaagatcatcttattacaaacgttaaccttgcgcattgtaagcttgctgagtactacgcaaaattcgataacgcgcctgtctactacactgctacaatactacacccgcactacaaacaccacctctcagcgctctggaaggtgcctgacacccatgtcactgcccgtgacggtgtccactatcgcgacggctggcttgacaataaccaccgggcattcctgcgtatgtggcaggggcggaaggactctgcagccacttcagctcacactgtaacgccgccgcgtaagaagccccggctagggatttcaacgtcgcgatcagcttttctacagtcgtcaattgagcaaagcacacggcagttagaggcaagccttgctgaggatgagtatgagatatggaagcggcaaccagcgttagctgaggaggattggctgtctcttaatccgcttctatactgggagtcagttgctgggcagttccctatactctcaaagttcgctattgacgtcctaacaataccagcagcagcggcagactgtgagcggactttcagcgagcttggcgacatgttaggcacccggagactccatatgaagccagagcttatttcagctttgcagagcttgaagagctggaagaggcttggtatacagccaacaactacctcagcttctgggctagcgcgcacactatcagaggaagaaatctcaaaagtacaggagcatttatctcagttcgacgtcaggtaa